Proteins from one Tsuneonella aeria genomic window:
- a CDS encoding PhoH family protein yields the protein MARKPVRADTALSSQNAPAHAPRRARSEIAFAEQRLLGPLFGQFDANLVQVENRLGVFISARGDRVQIEGAEDAVARARDTLKAMYERLAMGQELDSGAIEALIAMSVEPTLEGIVRGGDDAPPIMIRTRRKTIVPRSAGQIPYMQQLACQDIVFALGPAGTGKTYLAVAQAVSQLITGSVQRLILSRPAVEAGEKLGFLPGDMKEKVDPYLRPLYDALYDCLPPEQVERHIASGVIEVAPIAFMRGRTLADAFVILDEAQNTTREQMKMFLTRFGQNSRMVVCGDPRQIDIPGGERMSGLADAVEKLEGVEGIAVSRFTAADVVRHPIVGRIVEAYEGPSA from the coding sequence ATGGCCCGCAAACCTGTCCGCGCCGACACGGCGCTATCGTCCCAGAACGCGCCCGCTCACGCCCCGCGGCGTGCGCGCAGCGAGATCGCCTTTGCGGAACAGCGCCTGCTCGGCCCCCTGTTCGGGCAATTCGACGCGAACCTGGTGCAGGTGGAAAATCGGCTCGGCGTGTTCATCTCTGCCCGTGGAGACCGGGTGCAGATCGAAGGAGCGGAGGACGCGGTCGCCCGCGCACGCGATACCCTGAAGGCCATGTACGAACGCCTGGCCATGGGCCAGGAACTCGATTCCGGTGCAATCGAAGCGCTGATCGCAATGTCGGTCGAGCCCACGCTCGAAGGCATCGTGCGCGGCGGTGACGATGCGCCGCCGATCATGATTCGCACCCGCCGCAAGACCATCGTGCCGCGCAGCGCGGGACAAATCCCGTACATGCAGCAACTGGCATGCCAGGATATCGTCTTCGCGCTCGGTCCGGCCGGCACCGGGAAGACGTACCTGGCGGTTGCCCAGGCGGTCAGCCAACTCATAACCGGCAGCGTGCAGCGGCTGATCCTCAGCCGCCCTGCGGTCGAAGCCGGCGAAAAGCTCGGCTTCCTCCCCGGGGACATGAAGGAGAAGGTCGATCCCTACCTTCGCCCGCTGTACGACGCCCTGTATGACTGCCTCCCGCCGGAACAGGTGGAACGGCACATCGCGAGCGGCGTGATCGAGGTCGCTCCGATCGCCTTCATGCGCGGCCGTACGCTGGCTGATGCGTTCGTCATCCTGGACGAAGCGCAGAACACCACCCGCGAACAGATGAAGATGTTCCTCACCCGGTTCGGTCAGAACAGCCGCATGGTCGTGTGCGGGGATCCGCGGCAGATCGACATTCCGGGCGGTGAACGCATGAGCGGCCTCGCCGACGCGGTGGAGAAGCTGGAAGGTGTCGAGGGGATCGCCGTCAGCCGCTTTACCGCGGCCGATGTCGTGCGCCATCCCATCGTGGGACGGATCGTCGAAGCATACGAGGGTCCGTCAGCGTAG
- a CDS encoding EcsC family protein — MDIRKEQDAYRNAKPSRLGRGIERLTNPFGKALASVVPNAIVEQAVKAIDSAAGARSLGPIRHDPADLEASRAAALKIERLAKNVNGATGAAAGFGGAISAGMDIPATIAIAMRNIRDTGRAYGYDGAGEAEKLFRLQILELASLNEPEERRQRIEGIERAIGDGGVLKPVEGDASTPMVDAAVERISRALALASFRRRMGMLVPVAGSAVGLMVNRSFQEDVSKAARFAFQARRLKAAAG; from the coding sequence GTGGACATTCGCAAGGAACAGGACGCGTACCGCAATGCCAAGCCGTCGCGGCTTGGTCGAGGCATCGAGCGGCTGACGAACCCGTTCGGCAAGGCTTTGGCGAGCGTGGTGCCCAACGCCATCGTCGAACAGGCCGTGAAGGCGATCGACAGCGCTGCCGGTGCCCGGTCGCTGGGCCCAATTCGTCACGATCCTGCTGACCTGGAGGCGAGCCGCGCGGCGGCTCTGAAGATCGAGCGGCTGGCAAAGAACGTCAACGGCGCCACGGGCGCCGCGGCGGGCTTCGGCGGCGCGATATCGGCCGGTATGGATATCCCGGCCACAATCGCCATCGCGATGCGCAATATTCGCGATACCGGCCGGGCCTATGGCTACGACGGCGCGGGTGAAGCGGAGAAGCTCTTCCGCCTGCAGATCCTCGAGTTGGCGTCACTCAATGAGCCGGAGGAGCGGCGCCAGCGGATCGAGGGGATCGAACGCGCCATTGGCGATGGCGGCGTGCTGAAGCCTGTCGAGGGCGACGCGTCCACGCCGATGGTGGATGCCGCGGTGGAACGGATTTCGCGCGCCCTCGCCCTCGCCTCATTCCGGCGGAGGATGGGCATGCTGGTGCCCGTCGCCGGGTCTGCCGTGGGTCTGATGGTCAACCGGTCCTTCCAGGAAGACGTCTCGAAGGCCGCACGGTTCGCATTCCAGGCCCGGCGACTGAAGGCAGCCGCCGGGTAG
- a CDS encoding DsbA family oxidoreductase, which yields MIARVDIAIWSDVMCPWCVVGYKNLERALAMPDGEIVAEVCWLPFELNPDMPAEGEESRAHIARKYGRTPEQAEASRTMLADRARAAGFPFDYTDEGDPPPLMMWNTFGAHKLMYWALEKYGAEAQTRLQLALFAAHFQRRQNVSDHRILVEIARSVGFDPGAAKAALNVSSLGDKVRAEQQRAFEQGITAVPAVEIDSQFLVPGAQEPNTYVNVLRKVVARRT from the coding sequence ATGATCGCGCGGGTCGATATCGCCATCTGGTCGGACGTGATGTGTCCATGGTGCGTGGTCGGCTACAAAAACCTCGAGCGTGCGCTCGCCATGCCGGACGGTGAAATCGTGGCCGAGGTGTGCTGGCTGCCCTTCGAGCTGAATCCGGACATGCCGGCCGAAGGTGAGGAGAGCCGCGCCCATATTGCCCGCAAGTACGGCCGCACGCCCGAACAGGCAGAGGCCAGCCGGACGATGCTGGCGGACCGGGCGCGCGCGGCCGGCTTCCCGTTCGATTACACCGACGAAGGCGATCCGCCGCCGTTGATGATGTGGAACACTTTCGGGGCGCACAAACTGATGTACTGGGCGCTGGAGAAATATGGGGCCGAGGCGCAGACGCGGCTCCAACTTGCGTTGTTTGCGGCGCATTTCCAGCGGCGCCAGAACGTATCCGATCACCGCATTTTGGTGGAGATCGCGCGGTCCGTGGGATTCGATCCCGGCGCAGCAAAGGCTGCGCTGAACGTTTCTTCGCTCGGCGACAAAGTGCGCGCGGAACAGCAGCGCGCATTCGAGCAGGGCATCACCGCAGTGCCGGCGGTCGAGATCGACAGTCAGTTCCTGGTCCCCGGCGCGCAGGAGCCGAACACCTACGTGAACGTGCTGCGCAAGGTGGTTGCGCGCCGGACTTAA
- the ybeY gene encoding rRNA maturation RNase YbeY, translating to MILDIDIDGWPDGVDWADLAERALDAATAIAAELANPRLSASVLFTVDAEVRALNREWRAKDVPTNVLSFPMIGRTQLLALPTEGGPEMLGDIALAWGVCAREAEEKGITVPDHTAHLLIHGLLHLAGHDHGEDADAERMEGLERRALALMGIADPYGTG from the coding sequence ATGATCCTCGATATCGATATCGATGGCTGGCCCGACGGGGTCGATTGGGCCGACCTTGCAGAACGGGCGCTGGACGCGGCGACGGCGATCGCAGCCGAGCTCGCAAACCCGCGTCTCTCCGCCAGCGTCCTTTTTACCGTTGATGCCGAGGTCCGCGCCCTCAACCGGGAATGGCGTGCGAAGGACGTGCCCACCAACGTCCTGTCCTTTCCGATGATCGGGCGCACGCAGCTTCTCGCTCTCCCCACGGAAGGTGGCCCGGAGATGCTGGGGGATATCGCGCTGGCATGGGGTGTCTGCGCGCGCGAGGCCGAGGAAAAAGGCATCACCGTGCCCGATCACACCGCTCATCTGCTGATCCACGGACTGTTGCACCTGGCCGGCCACGACCACGGGGAGGATGCGGACGCCGAAAGGATGGAAGGTCTGGAGCGAAGGGCTCTTGCGCTCATGGGCATCGCCGACCCATACGGGACCGGTTGA
- the miaB gene encoding tRNA (N6-isopentenyl adenosine(37)-C2)-methylthiotransferase MiaB: MTVIARPSTFRIKSFGCQMNVYDGERMADLLREQGITRAADGEEADLVVLNTCHIREKAAEKVYSDIGRLSKAGRKSGRTPLIAVAGCVAQAEGEEIMARAPAVSMVVGPQAYHRLPAMLDSALQGERSTDTDMPPIAKFDALPARRRSAPGAFLTVQEGCDKFCTYCVVPYTRGAEISRPYRDLVTEAQALVEAGAREITLLGQNVNAWSGTDDGGRPVGLDGLIRVIARLPDLKRIRYTTSHPADVTDGLIAAHGEIDKLMPFLHLPVQAGSDRILRAMNRSHTADGYLRLLERFREARPDIALSGDFIVGFPSETEADFAETLNLVDAVGYAQCFSFKYSPRPGTPAASMDGQVPAEVMDDRLQRLQSALNRHQRAFNRASVGKTCDVMVERRGKRPGQWLGKSPWLQSVHFDGDYAVGDFVEVELVEAGDNSLAGRVLRTVGR, from the coding sequence ATGACCGTGATCGCGCGCCCATCTACCTTCCGCATCAAGAGCTTCGGCTGCCAGATGAACGTCTATGACGGCGAGCGCATGGCCGACTTGCTGAGGGAACAGGGCATCACGCGCGCGGCGGACGGTGAAGAGGCCGATCTGGTCGTCCTCAACACCTGCCATATTCGCGAAAAGGCCGCGGAAAAGGTCTATTCGGACATTGGCCGGCTCTCCAAGGCCGGGCGGAAGTCCGGCCGCACCCCGCTCATCGCCGTCGCAGGGTGCGTCGCGCAGGCGGAGGGCGAGGAGATCATGGCACGCGCGCCCGCGGTCAGCATGGTCGTCGGCCCGCAGGCCTATCACCGGCTGCCGGCGATGCTCGACAGCGCGCTGCAGGGAGAGCGATCCACCGATACCGATATGCCGCCGATTGCGAAGTTCGATGCCCTGCCCGCGCGTCGTCGCTCCGCACCCGGCGCGTTCCTGACCGTGCAGGAGGGTTGCGACAAGTTCTGCACGTACTGCGTGGTGCCCTACACGCGCGGTGCGGAGATTTCGCGGCCGTACCGCGATCTTGTCACCGAAGCACAGGCGCTCGTTGAGGCTGGCGCCCGCGAAATCACGCTTCTCGGCCAGAACGTGAACGCCTGGTCGGGAACCGATGACGGCGGACGCCCGGTCGGTCTCGACGGCCTGATCCGCGTGATCGCCCGCCTGCCCGACTTGAAGCGGATCCGCTACACGACCAGCCACCCTGCCGATGTGACGGACGGCCTGATCGCCGCGCATGGTGAGATCGACAAGCTGATGCCGTTCCTGCACCTTCCGGTTCAGGCTGGATCGGACCGCATCCTACGCGCCATGAATCGCAGCCATACCGCGGACGGGTATTTGCGCCTGCTCGAGCGATTTCGCGAAGCGCGCCCCGATATCGCGCTTTCGGGCGATTTCATTGTCGGCTTCCCGAGCGAGACCGAAGCGGACTTCGCCGAGACACTGAATTTGGTGGACGCGGTTGGTTATGCGCAGTGCTTCAGCTTCAAGTACTCCCCCCGGCCCGGCACTCCGGCGGCATCGATGGATGGGCAGGTTCCGGCCGAAGTGATGGACGATCGCCTGCAGAGGCTCCAGTCCGCGCTCAATCGGCACCAACGCGCATTCAATCGGGCGAGTGTCGGGAAAACCTGCGACGTCATGGTCGAGCGGCGCGGCAAACGGCCAGGCCAGTGGCTGGGCAAGTCGCCCTGGCTGCAATCGGTCCATTTCGATGGCGATTACGCGGTTGGCGACTTCGTGGAAGTCGAACTGGTCGAGGCTGGCGACAACTCGCTCGCAGGCCGTGTTCTTCGAACCGTCGGGCGCTGA
- the nudC gene encoding NAD(+) diphosphatase, protein MIAFSGSPIDRADNLRCDPAALAGLMDWRARLLRLDGLMPALDEHGGLLWGTLADCPPEAELVFLGLLDGRPCFAPVPMHGADGPAYAQPQVWQAMQTLSPADLAIYGGARSLVDWHARHRFCARCGGGTSLVKGGWQRDCDGCGAQHFPRTDPVTIMLVEHADRLLLGRQPRFPPRMFSALAGFVEPGETIEEAVAREVLEEAGVRVRRVRYLSSQPWPFPSQLMIGCHAIAQDDALTIDTTELEEARWFTRAELLEARAAGPEGTGDLIFPRSFAIAHHLVTWWLDR, encoded by the coding sequence GTGATCGCCTTCAGCGGTTCGCCGATCGACCGGGCGGACAACCTCCGCTGCGATCCGGCGGCGCTCGCCGGCCTCATGGACTGGCGCGCCCGGCTGCTGCGGCTGGACGGACTGATGCCGGCCCTGGACGAACACGGCGGCCTGCTGTGGGGAACGCTGGCCGACTGCCCTCCGGAGGCGGAACTCGTGTTCCTGGGCCTTCTCGATGGCCGCCCCTGCTTCGCGCCGGTGCCCATGCACGGGGCGGACGGTCCGGCTTATGCCCAGCCGCAGGTGTGGCAGGCGATGCAGACGCTCTCCCCGGCCGATCTTGCGATCTATGGCGGCGCGCGGAGCCTGGTTGACTGGCACGCGCGCCACCGTTTCTGCGCGCGTTGTGGCGGGGGCACGTCGCTTGTCAAAGGGGGCTGGCAGCGGGACTGCGACGGATGCGGGGCGCAGCATTTCCCGCGGACCGATCCCGTCACGATCATGCTGGTGGAGCACGCAGACCGGCTGCTGCTCGGCCGCCAGCCGCGTTTTCCGCCGCGCATGTTCTCCGCGCTCGCGGGCTTCGTGGAACCGGGGGAGACGATCGAGGAGGCCGTCGCGCGCGAGGTGCTGGAGGAGGCCGGCGTACGGGTGCGCAGGGTCAGATACCTATCCAGTCAACCATGGCCCTTTCCCAGCCAGTTGATGATCGGTTGCCACGCCATCGCGCAAGACGATGCGCTGACAATCGATACCACCGAACTGGAAGAAGCGCGCTGGTTCACCCGCGCCGAGTTGCTGGAGGCGCGAGCGGCCGGACCGGAGGGAACGGGCGATCTCATCTTCCCGCGTTCCTTCGCCATCGCGCACCATCTCGTCACATGGTGGTTGGACCGATGA
- a CDS encoding DUF1489 family protein: MPLSMTKIAYTSRTIEDLRQWVEADEEAHMRTRYRPTRHAEMIGGSLYWIMDHALVARCEILGFDERPDGHWTIRLAGRLVLVDPIPRRAHQGWRYLEETKAPRDLAPGEVAGDAIPVRLAGRLAKLGLI, translated from the coding sequence ATGCCGCTCAGCATGACCAAGATCGCCTATACCTCTCGAACCATCGAGGACCTGCGCCAGTGGGTAGAAGCGGACGAAGAGGCGCATATGCGCACCCGGTACCGACCCACGCGCCACGCCGAGATGATTGGCGGATCGCTGTACTGGATCATGGATCATGCACTCGTCGCCCGGTGCGAGATACTCGGCTTTGACGAGCGGCCGGACGGACATTGGACCATTCGCTTGGCCGGCCGCCTGGTCCTGGTCGATCCGATCCCCCGGCGCGCGCACCAAGGCTGGCGGTACCTGGAAGAAACGAAGGCTCCGCGCGACCTTGCCCCCGGCGAAGTGGCCGGCGACGCGATCCCCGTGCGGCTGGCCGGGCGTCTGGCGAAGCTGGGCCTCATCTAG
- a CDS encoding peptidylprolyl isomerase produces MAAETLTFTLDTGNGEGGDVVIRLRSDLAPGHVERITELAQEGFYDGVVFHRVIPGFMAQGGDPTGTGMSGSSKPNLAQEFSAEPHVRGTCSMARTNDPNSANSQFFICFDDARFLDKQYTVWGQVESGMEHVDALPKGEPPRAPGKIVKATVA; encoded by the coding sequence ATGGCCGCCGAAACGCTGACTTTCACCCTCGACACCGGGAACGGGGAGGGCGGCGACGTCGTCATCCGTCTTCGCTCCGACCTGGCGCCTGGCCACGTCGAACGGATCACCGAACTCGCCCAGGAAGGCTTCTATGACGGGGTGGTGTTCCACCGGGTCATTCCCGGCTTCATGGCCCAGGGCGGCGATCCGACCGGTACCGGCATGAGCGGCAGCAGCAAGCCCAACCTCGCGCAGGAATTCAGCGCAGAACCGCACGTGCGAGGCACCTGCTCGATGGCGCGCACGAACGATCCCAACAGCGCCAACAGCCAGTTCTTCATCTGCTTCGACGACGCCCGGTTCCTCGACAAGCAGTACACCGTGTGGGGCCAGGTGGAGAGCGGCATGGAGCATGTCGACGCCCTGCCGAAGGGCGAGCCGCCGCGCGCCCCCGGCAAGATCGTCAAGGCAACCGTCGCCTGA
- the mgtE gene encoding magnesium transporter: MADDEALIDDPRDGPRADDDAGRPDDRVDDERHDADNRLKPAYVRAVVEAIEGGERARAYALVEPLHPADVADLFELLDAEQRPLLAAAITDLMSGDVIAELNDHVRDDMIEALAPEAVAEIVEQLETDDAVQLIEDLEPAEQAAILAEMEPEDRAAIESALAYPEETAGRLMSREFVAVPEHLTVGDLIDYLRDANAVHLPTEFWEVFVVDPAHHPVGTCQLSWILRTPRNIALSDVMKRDQTLIPVTMDQEEVGNMFQKYALISAAVVDESGRLVGQMTVDDVVHIISEEAGEDVLLLSGAGDGDINEPIRDAYTARVRWLIANLGTAVVASAIIAMFGAAIEELVALAVLMPIVASIGGNAGTQTMAVTVRAIAMNQLTRANTRRMLWREMRVALLNGATVAVLIGLAVAVLFTTQLGGVIAAAMMINIVVAGLAGVVVPVLFERLDQDPAVASSVFVTMITDSMGFLAFLGLAVAAGLGG, encoded by the coding sequence ATGGCGGACGATGAGGCCCTGATCGACGATCCGCGCGACGGCCCGCGCGCCGACGACGACGCCGGGCGGCCCGACGACCGCGTGGATGACGAACGCCACGATGCCGACAACCGCCTGAAGCCCGCCTACGTCCGCGCGGTCGTGGAGGCGATCGAGGGCGGCGAAAGGGCCCGGGCCTACGCGCTGGTCGAACCGCTGCACCCGGCGGACGTCGCCGACCTGTTCGAACTGCTCGACGCCGAGCAGCGCCCTCTGCTTGCTGCCGCCATCACCGACCTCATGAGCGGCGATGTGATCGCCGAATTGAACGATCACGTTCGCGATGACATGATCGAGGCGCTCGCGCCCGAGGCCGTGGCCGAGATCGTTGAACAGCTCGAAACCGACGACGCGGTCCAGCTGATCGAGGACCTCGAACCCGCTGAACAGGCGGCCATCCTGGCCGAGATGGAGCCCGAGGACCGGGCCGCTATCGAAAGCGCGCTCGCCTATCCTGAAGAGACCGCCGGCCGCCTGATGAGCCGCGAATTCGTTGCTGTCCCCGAACACCTGACCGTCGGGGACCTCATCGATTACCTGCGCGATGCGAACGCCGTCCACCTTCCGACCGAGTTCTGGGAGGTGTTCGTGGTCGACCCGGCCCACCATCCGGTCGGCACTTGTCAGCTCAGCTGGATCCTTCGCACCCCGCGCAACATCGCGCTGTCGGACGTGATGAAGCGCGATCAGACCCTGATCCCTGTGACGATGGACCAGGAAGAGGTCGGCAACATGTTCCAGAAATATGCGCTGATCTCCGCCGCGGTCGTCGACGAGAGCGGCCGGCTGGTCGGCCAGATGACGGTGGACGACGTGGTCCACATCATCTCCGAAGAAGCCGGGGAGGACGTGCTGTTGCTTTCGGGCGCAGGCGACGGCGACATCAACGAACCGATCCGCGACGCCTATACCGCGCGCGTGCGCTGGCTGATCGCCAACCTTGGCACCGCGGTCGTGGCCAGCGCGATCATCGCGATGTTTGGCGCGGCGATCGAGGAACTGGTGGCGCTGGCCGTGCTGATGCCGATCGTGGCGAGCATCGGCGGAAACGCCGGCACCCAGACGATGGCGGTGACCGTGCGCGCCATTGCGATGAACCAGCTGACCCGTGCCAACACCCGGCGGATGTTGTGGCGCGAGATGCGGGTGGCGCTGCTGAACGGGGCCACGGTGGCCGTGCTGATCGGGCTCGCGGTCGCGGTGCTGTTTACGACACAGCTCGGCGGGGTGATCGCGGCGGCGATGATGATCAACATCGTCGTTGCCGGACTTGCGGGTGTGGTGGTGCCGGTGCTCTTCGAACGGCTCGACCAGGATCCAGCCGTGGCGTCGAGCGTGTTCGTGACCATGATCACGGATTCGATGGGATTTCTTGCCTTTCTGGGGCTGGCGGTGGCGGCCGGCCTGGGAGGTTGA
- a CDS encoding LysR substrate-binding domain-containing protein has translation MSRRLPPLRALEAFLRVVRLGSARAAAAELGLSPSALSRRIGTLEEFVGRKLFTRAHQTMQMTDEGRSFYDAVAPLIEALAAAVESQSDNVGVMRLHLGVLPLFGSQRLFPRLGELRRLHPRLHIDIDTGPHLLDRVGDTLDAAIVLAQQPDANLHSVRLDHNQVYAIASRELAAELGDMPDPKLLSKQTFLVHNELPDSFIAWREAMGLLRFEPAAIDHYDSGQLLLEAAAQGLGIAIMHDEHFNRAGDKRLARLFNIDVPSPYSYWFVCRPRDLEQRQVRLFHDWLVAAGL, from the coding sequence ATGAGCCGCCGTCTCCCGCCTCTTCGCGCCCTTGAAGCGTTCCTGCGCGTGGTTCGGCTGGGTTCCGCGCGCGCGGCCGCGGCCGAACTCGGGCTCAGCCCGTCGGCGCTTTCGAGGCGCATCGGCACACTGGAAGAATTCGTCGGGCGCAAGCTGTTCACTCGCGCGCACCAGACCATGCAGATGACCGACGAGGGCCGGTCCTTCTACGACGCGGTCGCCCCACTGATCGAAGCGCTGGCCGCCGCAGTCGAGTCCCAATCGGACAATGTCGGGGTCATGCGCCTGCATCTCGGGGTGCTGCCCTTGTTCGGGAGCCAGCGCCTGTTCCCGCGGCTCGGCGAACTGCGCCGCCTGCACCCGCGCCTCCACATCGACATCGACACCGGCCCCCACCTGCTCGATCGGGTGGGCGATACCCTGGATGCCGCGATCGTCCTGGCGCAGCAGCCCGATGCGAACCTGCATTCCGTGCGCCTCGATCACAACCAGGTATACGCGATCGCCTCGCGCGAGCTTGCCGCCGAACTTGGCGATATGCCGGATCCCAAACTGCTGTCGAAGCAGACGTTCCTGGTCCATAATGAACTGCCGGACAGCTTCATTGCCTGGCGCGAAGCGATGGGTCTGTTGCGGTTCGAGCCGGCGGCCATCGATCACTACGATTCGGGGCAATTGCTCCTCGAAGCGGCGGCGCAGGGCCTCGGCATCGCGATCATGCATGACGAGCACTTCAATCGCGCCGGGGACAAGCGGCTGGCGCGGCTGTTCAACATCGACGTGCCCAGCCCCTATTCCTACTGGTTCGTGTGCCGCCCGCGCGACCTCGAACAGCGGCAGGTGCGGCTGTTCCACGACTGGCTCGTCGCCGCCGGGCTCTGA
- a CDS encoding hemolysin family protein yields the protein MPDNDSQSGEPDSNRSLWHAIRRFFDTDDGSRSLRAQLEDAIDEHTAAHDAPDGPTGVTGDLSPVERQMLKNLLHFSEHDADDVAIPRGQIIALKADAPWDEVVRAFAENGHSRLPVYRETLDEVIGMIHIKDVFPIIATGAAPPSDWTSLMRQPLYVPQARNALDVLADMRQHRTHLAVVLDEYSGTDGIITIEDLVEEIVGNIEDEHDEEAEEMIVPLGANMWDCDARAELDDVAERIDPRLAEVEEAIDTLGGLAFILAESVPEVGAVVTHPSGWQMEVTDADDTHVKRLRLHPPRPKVEPEE from the coding sequence ATGCCCGACAACGATTCGCAGTCCGGAGAGCCGGACAGTAACCGCAGCCTGTGGCATGCGATCCGCAGGTTCTTCGACACCGACGACGGCTCACGCTCGCTCCGCGCACAGCTCGAAGACGCGATCGACGAACATACCGCCGCACATGACGCCCCGGACGGGCCGACCGGCGTCACCGGGGATTTGTCCCCGGTTGAGCGTCAGATGCTCAAGAACCTGCTCCATTTCAGCGAGCACGATGCCGACGACGTCGCAATCCCGCGCGGGCAGATCATCGCGCTGAAGGCGGACGCGCCGTGGGACGAAGTTGTCAGGGCCTTTGCCGAAAACGGCCATTCGCGCCTGCCCGTATATCGCGAGACCCTCGACGAGGTTATCGGGATGATCCACATCAAGGATGTGTTCCCGATCATCGCGACCGGGGCGGCTCCGCCGAGCGACTGGACCAGCCTGATGCGCCAGCCCCTCTACGTGCCCCAGGCCAGAAACGCCCTCGACGTACTGGCGGACATGCGCCAGCATCGCACCCATCTCGCCGTGGTGCTCGACGAATACTCAGGCACCGACGGCATCATCACGATCGAGGATCTCGTCGAGGAAATCGTTGGTAATATCGAGGATGAGCACGACGAAGAGGCCGAGGAGATGATCGTCCCCCTCGGCGCGAACATGTGGGATTGCGACGCGCGCGCGGAGCTCGACGACGTAGCGGAGCGGATCGACCCCCGCCTTGCCGAAGTGGAGGAAGCCATCGATACGCTCGGCGGACTGGCCTTCATCCTCGCGGAATCCGTGCCCGAGGTGGGCGCGGTCGTGACCCATCCCAGCGGTTGGCAGATGGAAGTGACCGACGCGGATGACACCCATGTGAAGCGGCTTCGCCTCCACCCGCCGCGGCCGAAGGTGGAACCGGAAGAATAA